The following are encoded together in the Triticum dicoccoides isolate Atlit2015 ecotype Zavitan chromosome 6B, WEW_v2.0, whole genome shotgun sequence genome:
- the LOC119324660 gene encoding uncharacterized protein LOC119324660 yields MTSGGGGEHGCTEQGHLPATDRRGRDEDASPHSAPPLPFPEAALEMKKKQKLVQQPSPEIPDNAVVEILSRVPYRSLCRFKCVSKPWLALCSDPDIRRRSGCGLSFRNLSGRGPPLVDPSLPFLRGRYERVEIQQCCGGLLLCRCWDSYKGRNKKKFGYAVCNPATGEWTVLTLIVLPDPVDGVPVIYDVNDLFLGFDAAVPSRFVVFAPLSNSLGEFAQVAIFSSETRRWTSVESEWPYKTVLLGGTACAYLNGTMHLTTHHGTIVTVDAEGKTWREIEDVMEDNREVVSIGHSQGSLHAWLIDNDKDPELCVWVLEDYASGKWTLKHTVEISELFGRQPDKDEACYSMLAIHPDYNLVYLTDNKKMTVSYDMDTRKVDVICTSGELLVGAPYVPCFVEMLAGSRCCFNVLGVEALHKYQLLGMSLSVLFCGLAWIYMSQALSSYVYFSLLFLSVCVQMCAICGFEHHLMSEEPSDGSLSRSLC; encoded by the exons ATGACGTCAGGAGGAGGAGGCGAGCATGGCTGCACGGAGCAGGGCCACCTGCCGGCGACCGACCGCCGTGGCCGCGACGAAGACGCCTCTCCCCATTCCGCGCCGCCACTCCCCTTCCCCGAAGCAGCGCTCGAG atgaagaagaagcagaagctggTGCAGCAgccctcgccggagatccccgacaATGCCGTCGTCGAGATCCTGTCGCGGGTGCCCTACCGGTCGCTCTGCCGCTTCAAGTGCGTGTCCAAGCCGTGGCTCGCCCTCTGCTCCGACCCGGACATCCGCAGGAGGAGCGGCTGCGGCCTCAGCTTCCGCAATCTGTCCGGGAGAGGGCCCCCTCTGGTCGATCCTTCGCTCCCGTTCCTGCGAGGGCGCTACGAGCGCGTCGAGATCCAGCAGTGCTgcggcggcctcctcctctgcAGATGCTGGGACTCGTATAAAGGGCGGAACAAGAAGAAATTCGGGTACGCTGTGTGCAATCCTGCCACCGGGGAGTGGACTGTGCTGACCCTCATTGTTTTGCCGGACCCGGTGGACGGCGTTCCTGTGATCTACGATGTGAACGATCTCTTCCTGGGGTTTGACGCCGCTGTTCCGTCCCGCTTCGTGGTGTTTGCGCCCCTGAGCAATTCCTTAGGCGAGTTCGCGCAGGTGGCCATCTTCTCATCGGAGACTAGGCGCTGGACTTCGGTGGAGAGTGAGTGGCCTTACAAAACCGTTCTTCTTGGTGGTACAGCTTGTGCCTACCTGAATGGCACTATGCATCTGACTACCCATCATGGTACAATAGTCACTGTCGACGCGGAGGGGAAGACTTGGAGGGAAATTGAGGATGTCATGGAGGACAACCGTGAGGTTGTTTCCATTGGGCATTCCCAGGGCAGCTTGCATGCTTGGCTGATAGATAATGATAAGGATCCCGAACTCTGTGTTTGGGTTCTTGAGGATTATGCTAGTGGAAAGTGGACCCTGAAGCACACTGTTGAGATATCGGAACTTTTCGGGAGGCAGCCGGACAAAGATGAAGCGTGCTATAGCATGCTTGCGATCCATCCAGATTATAATTTGGTTTACCTCACCGACAACAAGAAGATGACAGTGTCGTATGATATGGATACTCGGAAAGTTGATGTTATCTGCACTTCTGGAGAATTACTGGTTGGTGCACCTTATGTTCCTTGTTTTGTGGAAATGTTGGCAGGGAGTCGCTGCTGCTTTAATGTACTTGGAGTGGAAGCACTTCACAAATACCAGTTGTTGGGTATGAGCTTAAGTGTCTTGTTTTGTGGACTGGCTTGGATATATATGTCTCAGGCTCTCAGCTCCTATGTCTACTTCAGTTTGTTGTTCCTATCTGTTTGTGTTCAGATGTGTGCCATTTGTGGCTTTGAACATCACTTAATGTCTGAGGAACCCTCTGATGGGTCATTATCGAGGTCACTTTGTTAG